A portion of the Stigmatella aurantiaca DW4/3-1 genome contains these proteins:
- a CDS encoding phenylacetate--CoA ligase family protein has product MSHREQWCELVRKHVHDWNTPANAKIWSPSLEALPREQLRRIQDEKVAGAYTYLWHRSTFYRQKFEQAGLGPDSVRSVEDLPRVPVTLRDEWLVDQQKNPPWGTFSPLQQSDWLERGWMLFSTSGTTAAHPRSFRHTSFDREMWSWHGARALHAMGVRRGDIAINCFAYGTSVAFWGLHYALNHMGIPVISGGGANTERRIIFIETYKPTVLLCTPSYALYLGRQMQEQGKSPKDSSIRLLVCAGEPGACVPATKQRIEELWGARINDDFGCTEVAMSPFGYTCEYQVNRADGRVDTHFMEDAYIPEVLDPETFKPVPDGERGVLVVSNLFSEAQPILRYVMGDWVSLTREPCPCGRTHARAIGGLAGRYDQLIKIRGLAFLPALLEDSIRSQPEIGDEFKIEITHVNDMDEILLTTELQPGASMEDLEAQEQRLSRKLKGSLGIVVDVKLVPPGTLPRTEFKAKRLFDLRDRN; this is encoded by the coding sequence ATGAGTCACCGCGAGCAATGGTGTGAATTGGTGCGCAAGCACGTTCACGACTGGAACACCCCCGCCAACGCGAAGATCTGGAGCCCCTCGCTGGAGGCCCTTCCCCGGGAGCAGCTGCGGCGCATCCAGGACGAGAAGGTGGCCGGCGCCTACACGTACCTGTGGCACCGCAGCACCTTCTACCGTCAGAAGTTCGAGCAGGCCGGGCTGGGCCCGGACTCGGTGCGCTCGGTGGAGGACTTGCCCCGCGTGCCCGTCACCCTGCGCGACGAGTGGCTCGTGGACCAGCAGAAGAACCCGCCCTGGGGCACCTTCTCGCCGCTCCAGCAGTCGGACTGGCTGGAGCGCGGGTGGATGCTCTTCAGCACCTCGGGCACCACCGCGGCGCACCCGCGCAGCTTCCGCCACACGTCGTTCGACCGGGAGATGTGGTCCTGGCACGGCGCGCGCGCGCTCCACGCCATGGGCGTGCGCCGCGGGGACATCGCCATCAACTGCTTCGCCTACGGCACCTCGGTGGCCTTCTGGGGCCTGCACTACGCGCTCAACCACATGGGCATCCCCGTCATCTCCGGCGGCGGGGCCAACACCGAGCGGCGCATCATCTTCATCGAGACCTACAAGCCCACGGTGCTGCTGTGCACCCCCTCGTACGCGCTCTACCTCGGGCGGCAGATGCAGGAGCAGGGCAAGTCCCCCAAGGACAGCTCCATCCGGCTGCTGGTCTGCGCGGGCGAGCCCGGCGCGTGCGTGCCCGCCACCAAGCAGCGCATCGAGGAGCTGTGGGGCGCGCGCATCAACGACGACTTCGGCTGCACGGAAGTCGCCATGTCCCCGTTCGGCTACACCTGTGAGTACCAGGTGAACCGCGCGGATGGCCGCGTGGACACCCACTTCATGGAGGACGCCTACATCCCCGAGGTGCTGGATCCCGAGACGTTCAAGCCCGTGCCCGATGGCGAGCGCGGCGTGCTCGTGGTGAGCAACCTCTTCAGCGAGGCCCAGCCCATCCTGCGCTACGTCATGGGCGACTGGGTGTCGCTCACCCGCGAGCCGTGCCCGTGCGGCCGCACCCACGCGCGCGCCATTGGCGGGCTGGCCGGGCGGTACGACCAGCTCATCAAGATCCGCGGCCTGGCGTTCCTCCCCGCGCTGCTCGAGGACAGCATCCGCAGCCAGCCGGAGATCGGCGACGAGTTCAAGATCGAGATCACCCACGTCAACGACATGGACGAGATCCTCCTCACCACTGAGTTGCAGCCAGGCGCCTCGATGGAGGACCTCGAGGCGCAGGAGCAGCGGCTGTCGCGCAAGCTCAAGGGCTCCCTGGGCATCGTCGTCGACGTGAAGCTGGTCCCTCCTGGCACCCTTCCCCGGACGGAGTTCAAGGCCAAGCGCCTGTTTGATCTCCGCGACAGGAACTAG
- a CDS encoding SRPBCC family protein has protein sequence MKVVTSARIHIHRPPEQVYDFVTSEEAPAKTFEGTGRIPGVVRTEVVGGGPLREGATCRVHGTDGSVMERLITVLDRPKRHEYQLASGFKKPLSWLLRSGHGVWTFTPGPQGGTDVEWVYVFELTTPLVYPVVSALIRGSFHQSMVRCLARTQECLAAPSASAPAS, from the coding sequence ATGAAGGTCGTCACCTCAGCGCGCATCCACATCCATCGCCCCCCCGAGCAGGTCTACGACTTCGTCACCTCCGAGGAGGCGCCCGCGAAGACCTTCGAGGGCACGGGGCGCATTCCGGGGGTCGTCCGGACGGAAGTGGTGGGGGGCGGCCCCCTCCGGGAGGGCGCCACCTGCCGGGTCCACGGCACGGATGGCTCCGTCATGGAGCGCCTCATCACCGTGCTCGACCGCCCCAAGCGCCACGAGTACCAGCTCGCCAGCGGCTTCAAGAAGCCCCTCTCCTGGCTGCTCCGCTCCGGCCATGGCGTGTGGACCTTCACGCCCGGCCCCCAGGGGGGCACCGATGTGGAGTGGGTCTACGTCTTTGAACTCACCACCCCCCTCGTCTACCCGGTGGTCTCCGCCCTCATCCGGGGCTCGTTCCACCAGTCCATGGTCCGGTGCCTGGCGCGCACCCAGGAGTGCCTTGCCGCCCCCAGCGCAAGCGCTCCTGCGTCATAG
- the pabB gene encoding aminodeoxychorismate synthase component I has product MSAIHAVRDGTKKPSPPHHIVQPVKLALPFWRYFELFRKQPYACLLDSARAPHKLCRYSFMGSDPAAVYKAKRQHGVPPEGKARIEIIHRRDADGSTLDAPRVEQHLADAFDELRAVTETYRVKRAPNDAPVPFLTGAMGYFGYEAGYFIEKMPDLGKDQPELPDIYMLFMDVVLAHDHESGESYLSIVGRGTDAKGAQARAEALRDETLARIQQMEKDPPPEWTPPKAPAGTKPTPVEINAHFDEAGYINMVRAAKDHITAGDIFEVCTTHRLDSPLRADPWDLYRELRRINPAPFACYIHLPEAYVVSSSPERFLSLDRNRVAESRPIKGTRPRGKSNEEDEAMLADLSANIKDRAENLMIVDLVRNDFGRVCKFNTVHVPELLVIERYSTVFQLVSTIRGQLEDDKDPLDLIKACFPGGSMTGAPKIEAMKIIDRLEPVKRGIYSGSIGYMDFSGVMDLNIVIRTFVVVDGRCYYNVGGAVVADSDPRGEYLETMDKARALITALNNLAGGTT; this is encoded by the coding sequence ATGTCCGCCATTCACGCTGTCCGCGACGGAACGAAGAAGCCCAGCCCGCCCCACCACATCGTCCAGCCGGTGAAGCTCGCGCTTCCCTTCTGGCGGTACTTCGAGCTGTTCCGCAAGCAACCTTACGCGTGTCTGCTCGACAGCGCGCGCGCGCCCCACAAGCTGTGCCGCTACTCGTTCATGGGCAGCGACCCGGCCGCCGTCTACAAGGCCAAGCGCCAGCACGGCGTGCCGCCCGAGGGCAAGGCGCGCATCGAGATCATCCACCGGCGCGACGCGGATGGCAGCACCTTGGACGCCCCCCGCGTCGAGCAGCACCTCGCCGATGCCTTCGACGAGCTGCGCGCCGTCACCGAGACGTACCGGGTCAAGCGCGCCCCGAATGACGCCCCCGTGCCCTTCCTCACCGGCGCGATGGGCTACTTCGGGTACGAGGCGGGCTACTTCATCGAGAAGATGCCGGACCTCGGCAAGGACCAGCCCGAGCTGCCCGACATCTACATGCTCTTCATGGACGTGGTGCTCGCCCACGACCACGAGAGCGGCGAGTCCTACCTGTCCATCGTGGGCCGGGGCACCGACGCGAAGGGCGCGCAGGCCCGCGCCGAGGCCCTGCGGGACGAGACGCTCGCCCGCATCCAGCAGATGGAGAAGGATCCGCCCCCGGAGTGGACCCCTCCCAAGGCGCCCGCGGGCACCAAGCCCACCCCGGTGGAGATCAACGCCCACTTCGACGAGGCCGGCTACATCAACATGGTGCGCGCGGCCAAGGACCACATCACCGCGGGCGACATCTTCGAGGTCTGCACCACCCACCGCCTCGACTCGCCGCTGCGCGCGGACCCGTGGGATTTGTACCGCGAGCTGCGGCGCATCAACCCGGCCCCCTTCGCCTGCTACATCCACCTGCCGGAGGCCTACGTCGTCTCCTCCTCGCCCGAGCGCTTCCTGAGCCTCGACCGGAACCGCGTCGCGGAGAGCCGCCCCATCAAGGGCACCCGTCCCCGCGGCAAGTCGAACGAGGAGGACGAGGCGATGCTGGCGGACCTGAGCGCCAACATCAAGGACCGGGCCGAGAACCTGATGATCGTCGACCTGGTGCGCAACGACTTCGGCCGGGTCTGCAAGTTCAACACGGTGCACGTGCCCGAGCTGCTCGTCATCGAGCGCTACTCCACCGTCTTCCAGCTCGTCTCGACGATCCGCGGCCAGCTCGAGGACGACAAGGATCCCTTGGATCTCATCAAGGCCTGCTTCCCCGGGGGCTCGATGACCGGCGCGCCGAAGATCGAAGCGATGAAGATCATCGACCGGCTGGAGCCCGTCAAACGGGGCATCTACTCCGGCAGCATTGGCTACATGGACTTTTCGGGCGTGATGGACCTCAACATCGTCATCCGCACCTTCGTCGTCGTAGACGGCCGCTGTTACTACAACGTGGGCGGCGCCGTTGTCGCGGACTCGGATCCCCGGGGTGAATACCTGGAGACGATGGACAAGGCCCGCGCCCTGATTACCGCGTTGAACAACCTCGCTGGGGGCACCACATGA
- a CDS encoding anthranilate synthase component II translates to MRTLIIDNYDSFTYNLYQYVGELDERPLVYRNDALTLEQVKALAPDRIIISPGPGSPDNPAYFGVCMRVIRELGPVLPVLGVCLGHQGIIAAFGGKVVRAPSPIHGKVYPIEHDGSEIFRGLPRRIDVMRYHSLVGDPSSMPDCLEVTAQTLEGNIIMGVRHREFPIYGIQFHPESIGTQTGKQMLRNFLDLSQTAYSRYPQASVA, encoded by the coding sequence ATGAGAACGCTGATCATCGACAACTACGATTCGTTCACCTACAACCTCTACCAGTACGTGGGGGAGCTGGATGAGCGGCCATTGGTGTACCGCAATGACGCGCTCACCCTGGAGCAGGTGAAGGCGCTGGCCCCTGACCGGATCATCATCTCCCCGGGGCCGGGTTCGCCGGACAACCCCGCCTACTTCGGCGTCTGCATGCGCGTCATCCGGGAGCTGGGCCCCGTGCTGCCCGTGCTGGGCGTGTGCCTGGGCCACCAGGGCATCATCGCCGCCTTCGGCGGCAAGGTGGTGCGCGCCCCCTCGCCCATCCACGGCAAGGTCTACCCCATCGAGCACGATGGCAGCGAGATCTTCCGCGGCCTGCCCCGCCGCATCGACGTGATGCGCTACCACTCGCTCGTGGGCGACCCCTCCTCCATGCCGGACTGCCTGGAGGTGACGGCCCAAACGCTCGAGGGCAACATCATCATGGGCGTGCGCCACCGCGAGTTCCCCATCTACGGCATCCAGTTCCACCCGGAGTCGATCGGTACGCAGACGGGCAAGCAGATGCTCCGTAACTTCCTCGATCTCTCCCAGACCGCTTACAGCCGCTATCCTCAAGCGTCGGTGGCCTAG
- a CDS encoding OmpP1/FadL family transporter: MMKKTLSILTLLAAGTGHAAGFSFDTHSARATSMGFAAVANMQDSSAIAYNAANILGVEKLDITAGDLITLPRINFTAEGTDRTQAFDTLLAPPPHAFGVYRLNEKMAVGLGLFVPFAAGSKWPDDFDFRTRGYKAQLATYHLNPTFAYQAHPRLRVGVGVSVIRGTVDIERKLNFVSSEGTVELGGGAWGLAYNAGIQLTILDKLLQFGGQFRSPSSLTFKGDVDFRDIPPAFQTQLRDQSVQSTVQFPGSASAGLLFTPSERLSIAFDLKLMLWSTFEEFTIEFDDPSLTNPLPKFWENTWNFHLGAEFKVTENFLVRLGTAFDRAPSPENTLSPDLPDADRYRLAAGVGYALNPVRVDLGYQYIFLGNTKSTIPGISGAYDGDGHIFGLTLGYSLK, from the coding sequence ATGATGAAGAAGACACTCTCCATCCTCACCCTGCTCGCTGCCGGCACCGGCCACGCGGCGGGCTTCTCCTTCGACACCCACAGCGCCCGCGCCACGAGCATGGGCTTTGCGGCCGTCGCGAACATGCAGGACTCGTCGGCGATCGCCTACAACGCCGCCAACATCCTCGGCGTGGAGAAGCTCGACATCACCGCGGGCGACCTCATCACCTTGCCGCGCATCAACTTCACCGCGGAAGGAACCGACAGGACGCAGGCCTTCGACACGCTGCTGGCCCCCCCGCCCCACGCGTTTGGCGTCTACCGGCTCAACGAGAAGATGGCGGTCGGCCTCGGCCTCTTCGTCCCGTTCGCCGCGGGCTCCAAGTGGCCGGACGACTTCGACTTCCGCACCCGCGGCTACAAGGCGCAGCTGGCCACCTACCACTTGAACCCGACGTTCGCCTACCAGGCCCACCCCCGGCTCCGGGTGGGGGTGGGGGTGAGCGTCATCCGCGGCACGGTGGACATCGAGCGCAAGCTCAACTTCGTGAGCAGTGAAGGCACCGTCGAGTTGGGCGGTGGCGCCTGGGGCCTCGCCTACAACGCGGGCATCCAGCTCACCATTCTGGACAAGCTGCTGCAATTCGGTGGGCAGTTCCGCAGCCCCTCGTCGCTCACCTTCAAGGGCGACGTGGACTTCCGGGACATTCCTCCCGCCTTCCAGACACAGCTCCGGGACCAGTCGGTCCAGTCCACGGTGCAGTTCCCTGGCTCCGCCAGCGCGGGCCTGCTCTTCACGCCGAGCGAGCGGCTGTCCATCGCCTTCGACTTGAAGCTGATGCTCTGGTCCACCTTCGAGGAGTTCACCATCGAGTTCGATGACCCCTCGCTCACCAACCCGCTGCCCAAGTTCTGGGAGAACACGTGGAACTTCCACCTCGGCGCCGAGTTCAAGGTGACCGAGAACTTCCTGGTCCGGTTGGGCACCGCCTTTGACCGGGCCCCCAGCCCCGAGAACACCCTGTCGCCCGACCTGCCCGACGCCGACCGCTACCGTCTGGCCGCCGGCGTGGGCTATGCGCTCAACCCCGTCCGCGTGGACCTGGGCTACCAGTACATCTTCCTGGGCAACACCAAGAGCACGATCCCCGGCATCTCCGGCGCCTACGACGGCGATGGCCACATCTTCGGCCTCACGCTGGGCTACTCCCTGAAGTAG
- a CDS encoding aminotransferase class IV, whose protein sequence is MNERGYLFGDAAFETLRGYGGHVFRLERHLERLAHSAQVLALRLPGSPETLAAQVREAVARSPHTDCAIRVTLSRGEGGAGISTKGFENPVFSITVKPLRSYPEEAYARGIRTRVVGPRKVPPECLDPTIKSGGAYLPSIIARQELDRDGMVEGVQLAVAGHVVSGLVSNIFAVSGRRLLTPDLASGCLPGITREALLQLAPSVGLEPTETRLSLDTLLQADELFFANSLMECLPVQQLNEHSFHPAPGPFTRELRAALHQLIHHEKQAST, encoded by the coding sequence GTGAATGAACGGGGATATCTCTTCGGCGATGCCGCCTTCGAGACGTTGAGGGGTTACGGGGGGCATGTGTTCCGGCTGGAGCGACACCTGGAGCGGCTGGCGCACTCGGCCCAGGTGCTGGCCCTGCGGCTGCCGGGCTCCCCGGAGACGCTGGCCGCGCAGGTCCGGGAGGCGGTGGCGCGCAGCCCCCACACGGACTGCGCCATCCGGGTCACGTTGAGCCGGGGTGAGGGCGGGGCGGGCATCAGCACCAAGGGGTTCGAGAACCCCGTCTTCTCCATCACCGTCAAGCCTCTGCGCTCCTACCCCGAGGAGGCCTATGCGCGGGGCATCCGCACCCGCGTCGTGGGCCCCCGCAAGGTGCCGCCCGAGTGCTTGGATCCGACCATCAAGAGCGGCGGGGCCTACCTGCCCAGCATCATCGCGCGCCAGGAGCTCGACCGCGACGGCATGGTGGAGGGTGTGCAGTTGGCGGTGGCCGGGCACGTCGTGTCGGGGCTGGTGTCCAACATCTTCGCCGTCTCGGGCCGGCGCCTGCTCACGCCGGACCTCGCCAGCGGCTGCTTGCCCGGCATCACCCGCGAAGCCCTGCTGCAACTGGCCCCGTCCGTGGGGCTGGAGCCCACCGAGACGCGGCTCTCGCTGGACACCCTGCTGCAAGCCGACGAGTTGTTCTTCGCCAACTCGCTCATGGAGTGCCTGCCCGTTCAACAACTGAACGAGCACTCCTTCCACCCAGCGCCCGGGCCTTTCACCCGCGAGCTGCGCGCTGCCCTCCATCAACTCATCCATCACGAGAAGCAAGCCTCGACATGA